In one Mycobacterium sp. NBC_00419 genomic region, the following are encoded:
- a CDS encoding Lrp/AsnC family transcriptional regulator: protein MRDSGVPTNRFPVRTVGAGAAASAQLDEMSKSIIEKLQQDGRRSYAGIGKAVGLSEAAVRQRVQRLIDSGVMQIVAVTDPMQLGFARQAMIGIRCTGDTTKVADKLAQIEAVDYVVLTAGTFDAIVEVVCEDDAELLELLNTEIRAVPGVISTETLVYLKLVKQQYNWGTR from the coding sequence ATGCGAGACTCGGGTGTGCCGACCAACCGGTTTCCCGTCCGCACTGTCGGGGCGGGCGCTGCGGCATCGGCCCAACTCGACGAAATGTCGAAGTCCATCATCGAGAAGTTGCAACAGGATGGGCGGCGATCGTACGCCGGAATCGGCAAGGCCGTCGGGCTGTCCGAGGCGGCGGTGCGCCAGCGTGTGCAGCGCTTGATCGACTCCGGGGTGATGCAGATCGTCGCGGTGACCGATCCGATGCAACTCGGATTCGCCCGCCAGGCGATGATCGGCATCCGTTGCACCGGCGACACCACCAAGGTCGCCGACAAGCTGGCACAGATCGAAGCCGTGGACTACGTCGTGCTCACCGCGGGCACCTTCGACGCGATCGTCGAAGTGGTGTGCGAGGACGACGCCGAGCTGCTCGAGCTGCTCAACACAGAAATCCGCGCGGTACCCGGCGTGATCTCCACCGAGACGCTGGTCTACCTGAAACTCGTTAAACAACAATACAATTGGGGTACCCGATGA
- a CDS encoding gamma-aminobutyraldehyde dehydrogenase codes for MTALTSDKTRIVPSSWIDGAAVVTGGTTHQVLNPATGDPAAELALATAADVDAAVASARAALPGWKNATPAERSAVLAKLAELAQAHAEEIAAEEVSQTGKPVRLATEFDVPGSIDNISFFAGAARHLEGKASAEYSGDHTSSIRREAVGVVATITPWNYPLQMAVWKVIPALAAGCSVVIKPAELTPLTTLTLARLATEAGLPDGVFNVVTGSGIDVGTALAGHRDVDVVTFTGSTAVGRRVMSAAAVHGHRTQLELGGKAPFVVFEDADLDAAIHGAVAGSLINSGQDCTAATRAIVARHLYDDFVAGVAELMSKMVVGNPQDPDTDLGPLISRMHRDRVATMVADAPKEGGRVVAGGEVPDLPGFFYLPTLIADVAETSEVYRNEIFGPVLVARPHDGDDDALRQANDTEYGLAASAWTRDVYRAQRASREINAGCVWINDHIPIISEMPHGGVGASGFGKDMSDYSFEEYLTIKHVMSDITGVAEKGWHRTIFTLR; via the coding sequence GTGACTGCACTGACTTCTGACAAGACCAGAATTGTGCCCAGTAGCTGGATCGATGGCGCTGCTGTGGTGACCGGAGGAACCACCCACCAGGTGCTGAATCCGGCTACTGGCGACCCCGCCGCAGAACTGGCCCTGGCCACGGCCGCAGACGTCGACGCCGCGGTGGCGTCTGCGCGGGCCGCGCTGCCCGGCTGGAAGAACGCCACCCCGGCAGAACGCTCCGCTGTGCTGGCCAAGCTGGCCGAACTCGCGCAAGCCCACGCCGAGGAGATTGCCGCCGAGGAGGTCAGCCAAACCGGTAAGCCGGTCCGCCTGGCCACCGAGTTCGACGTTCCCGGCAGTATCGACAACATCTCGTTCTTCGCCGGCGCAGCCCGCCACCTCGAGGGCAAGGCCTCCGCGGAGTACTCCGGTGACCACACGTCGTCCATCCGCCGCGAGGCGGTCGGCGTGGTCGCGACCATCACGCCGTGGAACTACCCGCTGCAGATGGCGGTATGGAAGGTGATCCCGGCGCTGGCCGCGGGCTGTTCGGTGGTGATCAAGCCCGCCGAGCTGACACCACTGACCACGCTGACTCTGGCCCGGCTGGCCACCGAGGCCGGGCTGCCCGACGGGGTGTTCAACGTCGTCACCGGTTCCGGCATCGACGTCGGCACCGCGCTGGCCGGCCACCGCGACGTCGACGTCGTCACCTTCACCGGCTCGACCGCCGTCGGCCGCAGGGTGATGTCGGCGGCCGCCGTGCACGGGCATCGCACCCAACTCGAACTCGGCGGCAAGGCACCCTTCGTGGTCTTCGAGGACGCCGACCTCGACGCCGCGATCCACGGTGCAGTGGCGGGCTCGCTGATCAACTCGGGCCAGGACTGCACCGCGGCCACCCGGGCGATCGTCGCGCGCCACCTCTACGACGACTTCGTCGCCGGGGTGGCCGAACTGATGAGCAAGATGGTCGTCGGCAACCCGCAGGACCCCGATACCGACCTGGGTCCGCTGATCTCCCGGATGCACCGCGACCGGGTGGCCACCATGGTGGCCGACGCACCCAAGGAGGGCGGGCGCGTCGTCGCCGGCGGTGAAGTGCCGGATCTGCCCGGCTTCTTCTATCTGCCGACGCTGATCGCCGATGTCGCCGAGACCTCCGAGGTCTACCGCAACGAGATCTTCGGCCCGGTCCTGGTGGCCCGGCCGCATGACGGTGACGACGACGCGCTGCGCCAGGCCAACGACACCGAGTACGGCCTGGCGGCCTCGGCGTGGACCCGCGACGTCTACCGCGCCCAGCGGGCCTCGCGGGAGATCAACGCCGGGTGTGTGTGGATCAACGACCACATCCCGATCATCAGCGAGATGCCGCACGGCGGTGTCGGGGCCTCCGGCTTCGGTAAGGACATGAGCGACTACTCCTTCGAGGAGTACCTCACCATCAAGCATGTAATGAGCGACATCACCGGAGTGGCCGAAAAGGGTTGGCACCGAACCATCTTCACGCTGCGCTAG
- a CDS encoding TetR/AcrR family transcriptional regulator has translation MKYGPDWQPVEVDWSSTRGRILLSSASLFARRGFFGTSTRDIAEAVKIRQPSLFHHFEAKHAIYRTLVELDLGPSVARISSYLAEESSWAEKLHLSIACDVRQALNQPFDSRGLYQDAVLSLDEFADERAGIALFHELVERVVREGCAAGEFVAFEPGFVQRAMNGVLFETLREQGGPGGEVRGPRPLEAADFVLRALLTDRDGLTRLRAATTARLAELPNGTG, from the coding sequence GTGAAGTACGGGCCGGATTGGCAACCCGTCGAGGTCGATTGGTCCTCGACCAGGGGTCGCATTCTGCTGTCCTCTGCCAGCCTCTTCGCGCGGCGCGGATTCTTCGGCACCTCGACGCGCGACATCGCAGAGGCTGTCAAGATCCGCCAGCCGTCGTTGTTCCACCACTTCGAGGCCAAGCACGCGATCTACCGGACGTTGGTCGAGCTCGACCTGGGGCCGTCGGTCGCGCGGATCTCCAGCTACCTGGCCGAGGAGTCGAGCTGGGCCGAGAAGCTGCACCTGAGCATCGCGTGTGATGTGCGCCAAGCGCTGAACCAGCCGTTCGACTCGCGTGGCCTGTATCAGGACGCGGTCCTGAGCCTCGACGAATTCGCCGACGAGCGTGCCGGGATCGCGCTCTTTCACGAACTCGTCGAGCGGGTGGTCCGCGAGGGTTGTGCGGCAGGGGAATTCGTGGCCTTCGAACCCGGATTCGTGCAGCGCGCGATGAATGGTGTGCTGTTCGAGACCTTGCGTGAGCAGGGTGGACCCGGCGGGGAGGTCCGTGGACCACGACCGCTGGAGGCGGCGGACTTCGTGTTGCGGGCCCTGCTGACCGACCGAGACGGACTGACCCGACTGCGGGCTGCGACCACCGCCCGGCTCGCTGAACTGCCGAACGGGACGGGGTAG
- a CDS encoding ABC transporter substrate-binding protein, with amino-acid sequence MPATLPTRALTGIAVCAAALAVTLTGCSSEAKDTAAAPSSPAKVTPPAILEAGTLKVCAPNDGTPPSVYHDETGALVGSEVDLAKALAAQLGLKPDFVETAFSSVIPTLQAKQCDVIMAQLYIKPEREKVVDFVPYVYSGTGIAVSKEHPAAITGMDESLCGKKVIVAIATTAEELTVEQSGKCTAAGKSEIDITRNSHADVALQQVQNGQVDAYLDTAETLGYYATKTGARIQLAGKPFGTIKIGAATLKGDTALHDAIATALGDLEANGTYAKILGEWGQTDLDIQK; translated from the coding sequence ATGCCTGCAACCCTGCCTACCCGCGCACTGACCGGCATTGCGGTGTGCGCGGCTGCGCTGGCCGTGACGCTGACCGGCTGTTCGTCGGAGGCCAAGGACACCGCCGCGGCGCCCAGTAGCCCGGCCAAGGTCACCCCACCTGCGATCTTGGAAGCCGGCACCCTCAAGGTCTGTGCGCCCAACGACGGCACCCCGCCGAGCGTCTATCACGACGAGACCGGCGCACTCGTGGGCAGCGAAGTTGACCTCGCCAAGGCGCTCGCAGCTCAGCTGGGGCTCAAGCCCGACTTCGTCGAGACGGCGTTCTCGTCGGTGATCCCCACCCTGCAGGCCAAGCAGTGCGACGTGATCATGGCCCAGCTCTACATCAAGCCGGAGCGCGAGAAGGTCGTCGACTTCGTGCCCTACGTCTACTCCGGGACCGGCATCGCGGTCTCCAAGGAACACCCCGCCGCCATCACCGGGATGGACGAGAGCCTGTGCGGCAAGAAGGTCATCGTCGCCATCGCCACCACCGCCGAGGAGTTGACGGTCGAGCAGTCCGGAAAGTGCACCGCGGCAGGTAAATCCGAGATCGACATCACCCGCAACAGCCACGCCGACGTCGCGCTGCAGCAGGTACAAAACGGTCAGGTCGACGCCTATCTCGACACTGCCGAGACGCTGGGGTACTACGCCACCAAGACCGGCGCGCGGATCCAGCTGGCAGGAAAGCCGTTCGGAACCATCAAGATCGGTGCCGCCACGCTCAAGGGCGACACCGCGCTGCACGACGCCATCGCGACGGCGCTCGGTGACCTCGAGGCCAACGGCACCTACGCCAAGATCCTGGGCGAGTGGGGCCAGACCGATCTCGACATTCAGAAGTGA
- a CDS encoding amino acid ABC transporter permease has product MHFDWQFFWKALFTPSEPFLDGLVLTIVISVVAMVLATVVGLAIALLRRSRFAVLRWCASLYIWVVRGTPLLVQLVTIYTGLAAVGLYQFHDVSLLGLSVKAAIQAAIVGLTINESAYIAEIIRAGLDSVPKGQFEAAESLGMKPAKVMRWIIVPQSLRVMVPPMGNSFNGMMKTTSVLSVIGVSEMFLVTQSISSATFHTFEIFIVAALYYLALTTIWTVIQAEIENRLTRQLGINQRVRVTQRLLGARRTPASVLTEA; this is encoded by the coding sequence GTGCACTTTGATTGGCAGTTCTTCTGGAAGGCGTTGTTCACGCCCAGTGAGCCGTTCCTGGACGGCCTGGTCCTCACCATCGTCATCTCCGTGGTGGCGATGGTGCTGGCCACCGTCGTCGGCCTCGCCATTGCGCTGCTGCGCCGGTCCCGCTTCGCCGTCTTACGATGGTGTGCAAGCCTTTACATCTGGGTAGTGCGCGGTACGCCGCTGTTGGTGCAGCTGGTGACTATCTACACCGGCCTGGCGGCGGTGGGGCTCTACCAGTTTCACGACGTGTCGCTACTCGGGCTCTCGGTGAAGGCGGCCATCCAGGCGGCCATCGTCGGGCTGACCATCAACGAGAGCGCCTACATCGCCGAAATCATTCGTGCAGGCCTTGATTCGGTGCCCAAGGGCCAGTTCGAGGCGGCTGAGTCGTTGGGTATGAAACCGGCCAAGGTAATGCGCTGGATCATCGTGCCACAGTCATTGCGCGTCATGGTGCCTCCCATGGGCAATTCGTTCAACGGGATGATGAAGACCACCTCGGTGTTGTCGGTCATCGGTGTCAGCGAGATGTTCCTGGTGACGCAGTCGATCAGCTCGGCGACCTTCCATACCTTCGAGATCTTCATCGTGGCGGCGCTGTACTACCTGGCGTTGACCACCATCTGGACGGTCATCCAGGCCGAGATCGAGAACAGGTTGACCCGCCAGCTCGGCATCAACCAACGCGTGCGTGTCACCCAACGCCTCCTGGGGGCTCGTCGCACTCCCGCATCCGTCTTGACCGAGGCCTGA
- a CDS encoding amino acid ABC transporter ATP-binding protein — protein MNISASPIKSQGVESFPIVSVQNVSRTLGGRKVLDNVSLDVMRGEVVVLIGPSGAGKTTLLRSLNRLETIDSGSILIGGTPIGHRDPHSTQKVGTSELARRRREIGFVFQHFNLFPHMTAAENVWNGPVRVLGVAKDEARQSAMALLSRVGLADKADARPSQLSGGQQQRVAIARALAMRPKVMLFDEPTSALDVEMVGEVLAVMRELAEEHMTMVVVTHEMRFARDAADRIVVMDAGRIIEDAPPVRLFTDPQHERTKAFLSTIR, from the coding sequence ATGAACATCAGTGCGAGTCCTATCAAGAGTCAAGGCGTAGAGAGCTTTCCGATTGTTTCGGTGCAGAACGTCTCGCGGACCCTCGGCGGCCGCAAGGTGCTCGACAATGTCTCGCTCGATGTCATGCGCGGTGAGGTCGTCGTCCTGATCGGACCGTCCGGAGCGGGCAAGACCACCCTGCTGCGGTCGCTGAATCGCTTGGAGACCATCGACAGCGGCAGCATCCTCATCGGCGGGACGCCGATCGGGCATCGCGACCCGCACAGTACCCAGAAGGTCGGCACCAGCGAACTAGCGCGGCGACGACGCGAGATCGGCTTCGTGTTCCAGCACTTCAACCTGTTCCCTCACATGACCGCCGCGGAGAACGTCTGGAACGGGCCCGTCCGTGTTCTCGGAGTCGCCAAAGACGAGGCACGCCAATCCGCGATGGCGCTATTGAGCCGAGTTGGCCTGGCCGACAAGGCCGATGCCCGACCCAGCCAGCTCTCAGGCGGACAGCAGCAACGGGTCGCGATCGCTCGTGCCCTGGCGATGCGGCCCAAGGTCATGCTGTTCGACGAACCGACCAGCGCCCTGGACGTCGAGATGGTCGGGGAGGTTCTGGCAGTAATGCGCGAGCTGGCCGAGGAGCACATGACCATGGTGGTCGTCACACATGAGATGCGATTCGCCCGAGATGCCGCCGACCGTATCGTCGTCATGGACGCCGGCCGGATCATCGAGGATGCGCCGCCGGTGCGACTGTTCACCGACCCGCAGCATGAACGCACCAAGGCCTTTCTTTCCACAATCCGCTGA
- a CDS encoding gamma-glutamyltransferase family protein, with product MSADRGGQPALAALATPHVLATDAGITVLRDGGTAIDAAIAAAAVLTVVYPHNVALGGDLFALIRTPDGVVRCVNASGWAGAGVDATALRARHGDSLPARGADPVTVPGGVRGWETMRAFGSRTSWSATLSAAQALARDGVAVAPSLATHLVDPDNADLVGTEDFDRVFRPRGVPLGVGDVLRQPALAATFAALSAQGPEAFYRGELAEQMVNYLRSRGSRFDAADFADFQPEIQEPLQAEFGDLTLLTSPPNSQGFVLLHALGLVLDGAIEDLVGAGMGDLLRAFHRGNEFRDNRLADPRFGEVDLNEHTEPGSVGASPLQVPRGDTVGIAAVDGEGYAVSLIQSVYHAFGSGLIDPVTGVLFHNRGCGFSLNPLSPNVIGPRKRPAHTLMPAMTLRQGRIAHVLSTMGGQGQPQILAQILLRALGGAGAVDAVAAPRAIVGNQCGGGPDTVTVEADLPPAAKASIRRAGFDPTEVPPLTEALGQANVVFVDNGGSLTAASDPRSDGSAVVAHYARPQS from the coding sequence GTGTCTGCCGATCGAGGCGGGCAACCAGCACTAGCAGCGCTGGCTACCCCACATGTCCTGGCCACCGATGCCGGGATCACCGTGCTGCGCGACGGTGGCACCGCCATCGACGCCGCCATCGCCGCTGCCGCGGTGCTGACCGTGGTCTACCCGCACAACGTTGCCCTGGGCGGTGACCTCTTCGCCTTGATCCGGACGCCGGATGGTGTGGTGCGCTGTGTCAACGCCTCGGGATGGGCGGGTGCAGGCGTCGACGCCACAGCGCTGCGCGCCCGCCACGGCGACAGCCTGCCGGCACGTGGTGCCGATCCGGTCACCGTCCCAGGCGGAGTGCGTGGTTGGGAGACGATGCGCGCCTTCGGTTCCCGCACCTCCTGGAGTGCGACGCTGAGTGCCGCGCAGGCTCTCGCCCGGGACGGCGTCGCGGTGGCGCCGTCATTGGCCACCCACCTCGTCGACCCTGACAACGCCGACCTGGTCGGCACCGAGGATTTCGATCGGGTGTTCCGGCCGCGCGGTGTGCCGTTGGGTGTCGGTGATGTGCTGCGGCAGCCGGCGCTGGCCGCGACGTTCGCGGCCCTTAGTGCCCAGGGGCCCGAGGCGTTCTACCGCGGTGAGCTCGCCGAGCAGATGGTGAACTACCTGCGCTCGCGCGGATCCCGCTTCGACGCGGCCGATTTCGCCGATTTCCAGCCGGAGATCCAAGAACCGCTACAGGCCGAGTTTGGTGATTTGACGCTGCTGACCAGTCCGCCCAACAGTCAGGGCTTCGTGCTGCTGCACGCGCTCGGGCTGGTCCTTGACGGCGCAATCGAGGATCTGGTGGGCGCGGGAATGGGCGATCTCCTGCGGGCCTTCCACCGCGGCAACGAGTTTCGTGACAACCGACTGGCCGACCCCCGGTTCGGCGAGGTGGACCTCAACGAGCACACCGAGCCGGGATCGGTAGGCGCTTCGCCGCTGCAAGTGCCCCGCGGGGACACCGTGGGTATCGCCGCCGTCGACGGCGAGGGCTACGCCGTCTCGCTGATCCAGAGCGTCTACCACGCATTCGGATCGGGATTGATTGACCCGGTGACCGGCGTGCTGTTCCACAACCGTGGCTGTGGGTTCTCGCTAAACCCGTTGTCGCCCAATGTGATCGGTCCGCGAAAGCGACCGGCGCACACACTGATGCCCGCGATGACGTTGCGGCAGGGCCGGATCGCCCATGTGCTGTCCACGATGGGTGGTCAGGGGCAGCCGCAGATCCTCGCCCAGATCCTTCTCCGCGCGCTCGGCGGGGCCGGTGCAGTCGATGCGGTCGCGGCGCCCCGCGCCATCGTCGGCAACCAGTGCGGCGGCGGCCCCGACACCGTGACGGTCGAGGCCGACCTGCCGCCGGCGGCGAAGGCGTCGATTCGTCGGGCGGGCTTCGATCCGACCGAGGTGCCGCCGCTAACTGAGGCGCTCGGTCAGGCCAACGTGGTCTTCGTCGACAACGGTGGCTCGCTCACGGCTGCATCCGACCCACGTTCGGACGGTTCGGCGGTGGTGGCGCACTACGCGCGACCGCAATCGTGA
- a CDS encoding YoaK family protein, translated as MSGLVRQHLQLWLMLVLTFVTGLLDAVGYLALDRVFTGNMTGNVVILGMGMAGEDGLPVAGPAVALGAYVVGAAAVGRLLQRRRSGWEPLVTAVFATGAVVMAAVASVLTVVALDSHTGLSVGLAAILAILMGAQAATARMLAVADITTVVVTSTLTAYASETLFGPGWLWLTHRRLWVIVVIVAGAFCGALLLRLAGPGCPVYLGAVLTAVVAVIGHVAWHGR; from the coding sequence GTGAGCGGATTGGTTCGTCAGCATCTTCAGCTGTGGCTGATGCTGGTGCTGACCTTCGTCACCGGATTGCTCGACGCGGTGGGCTATCTCGCGCTGGACCGGGTGTTCACCGGCAACATGACCGGCAACGTCGTGATTCTCGGGATGGGTATGGCCGGTGAGGACGGACTGCCTGTCGCTGGTCCGGCGGTAGCGCTGGGCGCCTACGTCGTGGGTGCCGCTGCCGTCGGCCGGCTGTTGCAGCGGCGCCGGAGCGGATGGGAACCATTGGTCACGGCCGTGTTCGCCACTGGTGCCGTCGTCATGGCCGCGGTCGCATCGGTGTTGACGGTCGTCGCCCTCGACAGCCACACCGGCCTCAGCGTCGGCCTGGCCGCGATACTGGCGATCCTGATGGGTGCTCAGGCCGCGACAGCACGGATGCTGGCGGTGGCCGACATCACCACGGTCGTGGTGACCTCGACGCTGACCGCATACGCGAGCGAAACGCTGTTCGGGCCCGGTTGGTTGTGGCTGACCCACCGCCGGTTGTGGGTCATCGTCGTCATCGTCGCCGGAGCGTTCTGCGGAGCCCTGTTGTTGCGCCTCGCCGGCCCCGGCTGTCCGGTCTATCTCGGCGCTGTGTTGACCGCGGTCGTGGCTGTGATCGGCCACGTGGCCTGGCACGGCCGCTGA
- a CDS encoding APC family permease — protein MSKGELALDPGTAGNSNTVDSKGLKGGALGLVSSIVVGMASTAPAYSLAATLGLIVASGGALLAGVKAPAIVLIAFIPMYMIAVAYQELNKAEPDCGTTFTWASRAFGPLIGWLGGWGIIAADVIVMANLAQIAGSYSFTFVGGLGWSSAADLASSTLWSTVAGVIWIIVMTYICYRGIEVSARIQYGLLGIEMVVLVAFSVVALIKVYAGKAETYSLHPSLSWFWPGGLDFTTVIAPALLTALFIYWGWDTAVACNEESDDPGTTPGRAAVISTFLLLATYALVAVSAVAFAGVGTDGIGLGNEENAADVFAAIGPDLFGDSLLGKIALMLLAASILTSASASTQTTILPTARTTLSMGVYRALPTSFAKIHRTYLTPTTSTIAMGAVSILFYVLFTLVSPNLLSALIGSVGLMIAFYYGLTGFACAWFYRKDLTKNVRDLVMRGIVPLLGGVILLVIFVYGLIQYAKPDWLVDDEGNNVTIFGFGAVAVVGIGALVLGVILMIVWWLASPDFFRGRTLSRRSSADLVLTPATAVEPMFGLPDSGDMPTVIAPDLSNLPPGETAINPETGEEFTKSP, from the coding sequence ATGAGTAAAGGCGAGCTAGCGCTCGACCCCGGCACAGCCGGGAATTCCAATACCGTCGACAGCAAGGGCCTCAAGGGCGGTGCGCTGGGCCTGGTGTCCAGCATCGTCGTCGGGATGGCGTCCACCGCCCCGGCATACTCGCTGGCCGCGACGCTGGGGCTGATCGTCGCCAGCGGCGGCGCGCTACTAGCAGGTGTGAAGGCACCGGCAATCGTGCTCATCGCGTTCATCCCGATGTACATGATTGCGGTCGCCTACCAGGAACTGAACAAGGCGGAGCCGGACTGCGGCACCACGTTCACCTGGGCATCGCGGGCGTTCGGACCACTGATCGGCTGGCTGGGCGGCTGGGGCATCATCGCCGCCGACGTCATCGTCATGGCCAACCTGGCCCAGATCGCCGGCTCCTACTCGTTCACCTTTGTCGGCGGGCTGGGCTGGAGCTCGGCGGCCGATCTGGCCAGCAGCACGCTGTGGTCAACGGTGGCCGGCGTCATCTGGATCATCGTGATGACCTACATCTGTTATCGCGGTATCGAGGTGTCGGCGCGGATTCAGTACGGCCTGCTCGGCATCGAGATGGTCGTGCTGGTCGCGTTCTCGGTCGTCGCGCTGATCAAGGTGTACGCGGGCAAGGCCGAGACCTATTCGCTGCACCCGTCGCTGTCGTGGTTCTGGCCCGGCGGCCTGGACTTCACCACCGTGATCGCGCCGGCTCTGCTCACCGCGCTCTTCATTTACTGGGGCTGGGACACCGCGGTGGCCTGCAACGAGGAGTCCGATGATCCGGGCACCACGCCGGGCCGCGCCGCCGTCATCTCCACCTTCCTGCTGCTGGCCACCTACGCGCTCGTCGCGGTGTCGGCGGTCGCCTTCGCCGGCGTCGGAACCGACGGCATCGGTCTGGGCAACGAGGAGAACGCCGCGGACGTCTTCGCCGCGATCGGCCCCGATCTGTTCGGCGACAGCCTGCTGGGCAAGATCGCGCTGATGCTGCTCGCCGCGTCCATCCTGACCTCGGCCTCAGCGTCGACGCAGACGACGATCCTGCCGACCGCGCGGACCACGCTGTCGATGGGTGTCTACCGGGCGCTGCCGACATCGTTCGCCAAGATCCATCGCACGTACCTGACCCCCACCACCTCCACGATCGCGATGGGCGCGGTGTCCATCCTGTTCTATGTGCTGTTCACGCTCGTCAGCCCGAATCTGCTGTCGGCGCTGATCGGTTCGGTGGGCCTGATGATCGCCTTCTACTACGGCCTGACCGGCTTCGCGTGTGCCTGGTTCTATCGCAAGGATCTCACCAAGAACGTCCGCGATCTGGTGATGCGGGGCATCGTCCCACTGCTGGGTGGCGTGATCCTGCTGGTGATCTTCGTATACGGCCTGATCCAGTACGCCAAGCCGGACTGGCTGGTCGACGACGAGGGCAACAACGTCACCATCTTCGGGTTCGGCGCGGTGGCGGTCGTCGGTATCGGCGCACTGGTGCTGGGCGTGATCCTGATGATCGTCTGGTGGCTGGCCTCGCCGGACTTCTTCCGGGGCCGCACCCTGTCGCGGCGCTCGAGTGCGGACCTTGTCCTCACGCCGGCCACCGCGGTCGAGCCGATGTTCGGTCTGCCGGACTCCGGTGACATGCCGACCGTCATCGCACCGGACCTGTCGAACCTGCCGCCGGGTGAGACGGCCATCAACCCCGAGACGGGCGAGGAATTCACCAAGAGCCCGTAG
- a CDS encoding carboxymuconolactone decarboxylase family protein, with product MTTTTRLEPLSPAKATPLIRLMYRWARRRFGQVPEPLAVYAHHRRLVVANSVHEGLLQRGSTILPAAVRELAVFWTARTVGCSWCVDFGAMLMRLDGLDVDRLQHIDDYLSSPLYTDDERAAIAYADAMTTDPHTVTTEQVDDLRRRFGAAGLVELTYQIGVENMRARMNAALGITEQGFGTGETCRVPWADGQ from the coding sequence ATGACAACCACAACTCGTCTCGAACCATTGTCCCCGGCCAAGGCCACACCACTGATTCGACTGATGTACCGATGGGCCAGACGGCGCTTCGGGCAGGTGCCCGAACCACTGGCCGTCTACGCCCACCACCGGCGGCTGGTGGTAGCCAACTCCGTGCACGAGGGTCTGCTACAGCGCGGCTCGACGATCCTGCCCGCAGCGGTCCGCGAACTCGCGGTGTTCTGGACGGCCCGCACCGTCGGCTGCTCGTGGTGCGTGGACTTCGGCGCGATGCTGATGCGACTCGACGGCCTCGACGTCGACCGCCTCCAGCACATCGACGACTACCTGAGCTCACCGCTGTACACCGACGACGAGCGCGCCGCGATCGCCTACGCCGACGCCATGACGACCGATCCGCACACCGTGACGACTGAACAGGTCGACGATCTGCGCCGCCGGTTCGGCGCCGCGGGCCTGGTCGAGCTGACCTATCAGATCGGGGTGGAGAACATGCGGGCCAGGATGAACGCCGCCCTCGGCATCACCGAGCAGGGATTCGGCACGGGCGAGACCTGCCGGGTTCCGTGGGCGGACGGGCAATAA